Proteins found in one Fulvitalea axinellae genomic segment:
- a CDS encoding hybrid sensor histidine kinase/response regulator transcription factor codes for MGRIISIVFLCFSVVTAFGQPTSEYRFEKYTTAEGLPQNRVYDIVQDANGFMWFATDDGVARFDGFEFRRVGTAALSSNIVSALCAGNGSTLWIGTNKGLNAYNTETGHVDFPDTGTGAGEANISDLAFDGRYLWINYWNLAEVYDPITGKNQRLEYKGKPLLSVKSMALDKTTGKMLLTANAGLYEASVDKKGKLQVRRVLDGLKDANKIHVTEDGDMYVYGGFRIYKVKSANGKFSKKKIAYNTENWIVSITNDRQGRLWLGTPGALFRLDTTKDKLNSTVRITSIAGTPMPVKTISNLFTDRSGVIWGVEYFGGVFKVNPLERDFVEYFSLQSQDTLLNNDVRSILADSEGELWVGTRDSGLYRFGKDREFLGIYKENRLDSGTLPDKRIRCLFEDRQKRLWVGASDDLRWFDREKDHFFRFETTEGSIKSVEGTVYSIFEDSKDNIWFGSNKGIYKLDESEKLTYYRNNPKDSTSLSNDFIRYVFEDEDGVIWIATNAGGLDKLTADERFEHFRSDDNKEETLASDKVYSIGQDKYGNLWVGTHNGLSVLPKGKKRFFNLNESEGLPGNIVYGILKDDQGRMWISTNKGIAVFAGDIRAHKSKNYNRPKTFREYLKFVEFSDDAMFKSANGDLYFGGTGGYAVFYPDKIIDNPVAPKVAITELRLFNKPVEKYKSPKGGSSSLFPEALDTLWLDYGQNMFSLKFSALSFADVRANQYAYKLEGVNNGWVYTLADNRTASYTNLSPGHYTFRVKAANEDGVWSGQETRLVVIVEPPFWWTPWFLGGVLVLAILLVVLLFRYRLNVERRQKAVLERKVREATEEIVRQNKALETQNEALESQQEEILRQQKRLIEMSEEVHEADQSKLRFFTNISHEFKTPLTLILGPLEELLASENVSAPVRERLGMMRNNGRMLLRLINELMDLRKIDIGKMGLRVSEGDLKSLLEEISGQFASVAQRKRIDIGLELGDAPVSGYFDRGKLEKVVFNLLSNAVKYTPEDGSVNVSLSVEDGEALIRVADSGSGIPEEEKQKIFDRFYRVEHSVSGSGIGLSLVKELITTHKGSVGLYDNSPCGAVFELRFPIDRNAYSEEECLVNPVSPAVKRELVDIDAEETGKSPNGNTFGISEEERPVVLVVEDNPDLRLFVKATLQPDYEVLEAADGAEGLEIATEKSPDLVISDVMMPRMDGIEFCGEVKSRLMTCHIPVILLTAKTSEESRVLGYDTGADDYLAKPFSPKVLRSRVANLLANRELLRKRFGGSSLVDSSEGAPSAKDKRFIEKILKIIRRDLDSPDLGVEKIGAEIGMSRSNLYRKIKALTGMSATDFVRSTKLKAGAEFLLAGGLNVSEVAYRIGFESPVAFRKAFKKHFGVAPSAYAKQKLEEQEAE; via the coding sequence ATGGGACGGATTATTTCAATAGTCTTTTTATGTTTTTCGGTGGTGACGGCCTTCGGGCAACCCACCAGCGAATACCGTTTCGAAAAATACACGACAGCCGAAGGCTTGCCACAAAACCGTGTCTATGACATCGTTCAGGACGCCAACGGATTTATGTGGTTTGCCACAGACGACGGTGTGGCCAGGTTCGACGGATTCGAGTTTCGCCGAGTGGGGACGGCCGCTCTGAGCAGTAATATAGTCTCTGCTCTGTGCGCCGGTAACGGATCGACCCTCTGGATAGGAACCAACAAAGGCCTGAACGCTTATAATACGGAGACCGGCCATGTGGATTTTCCTGATACGGGAACGGGAGCCGGCGAGGCCAATATCTCGGATTTGGCGTTTGACGGGCGTTACTTGTGGATCAACTACTGGAATTTGGCCGAAGTTTATGACCCTATTACCGGAAAAAACCAACGGTTGGAGTATAAGGGAAAGCCTCTTCTGTCGGTCAAAAGTATGGCTTTGGACAAGACAACGGGCAAGATGTTGTTGACTGCGAACGCGGGCCTTTATGAAGCCAGTGTGGATAAGAAAGGCAAACTGCAGGTGCGCAGGGTCTTGGACGGACTGAAAGACGCGAACAAGATTCACGTCACGGAAGACGGTGATATGTACGTGTACGGTGGTTTTCGCATTTATAAAGTGAAAAGCGCTAACGGAAAGTTCAGCAAGAAGAAGATAGCCTATAATACGGAAAACTGGATTGTTTCCATCACCAACGACCGGCAAGGCAGGCTTTGGTTGGGTACGCCGGGTGCGTTGTTCCGTTTGGACACGACGAAAGACAAACTGAATTCGACGGTCCGGATCACGTCAATCGCCGGAACGCCGATGCCGGTCAAAACGATCAGCAATCTGTTCACCGACCGTTCGGGAGTGATCTGGGGCGTGGAGTATTTTGGCGGAGTGTTTAAGGTAAACCCGCTGGAACGGGATTTTGTCGAATATTTCAGCCTTCAGTCCCAAGATACTTTATTGAATAATGATGTCAGGTCCATTCTTGCCGACAGTGAAGGCGAACTCTGGGTCGGAACGCGCGATAGCGGTCTTTACCGGTTTGGGAAAGACCGTGAGTTTTTGGGCATTTATAAAGAGAACCGTTTAGACAGTGGCACTTTGCCCGACAAAAGAATCCGATGCCTCTTTGAGGATCGGCAAAAAAGACTTTGGGTTGGCGCTTCGGATGATTTAAGATGGTTCGACAGGGAGAAAGACCATTTTTTCCGTTTCGAAACTACCGAAGGTTCGATAAAGTCTGTGGAAGGGACGGTTTACAGTATTTTCGAAGACAGCAAAGACAATATTTGGTTCGGTAGCAACAAAGGCATTTACAAGCTGGATGAGTCCGAAAAGTTGACGTATTACCGGAACAATCCGAAAGACTCCACTTCGTTGAGCAATGATTTTATCCGTTACGTTTTCGAAGACGAGGACGGCGTGATCTGGATAGCGACCAACGCCGGCGGACTCGACAAACTAACCGCTGACGAGCGTTTTGAGCATTTCCGTTCCGACGACAATAAGGAAGAAACTCTGGCGTCCGACAAAGTGTATTCCATCGGGCAAGACAAATACGGAAACCTCTGGGTGGGGACGCACAATGGTTTGAGCGTTTTGCCCAAAGGCAAAAAACGATTTTTTAACCTTAACGAAAGCGAAGGCCTTCCCGGAAATATCGTTTACGGAATTTTGAAAGACGATCAGGGCCGGATGTGGATCAGTACCAATAAGGGAATAGCCGTTTTTGCGGGAGATATCCGGGCGCATAAATCCAAGAATTATAACCGGCCGAAGACTTTTAGGGAATATCTGAAATTCGTGGAATTCTCTGACGACGCCATGTTCAAAAGCGCGAACGGCGATCTTTATTTCGGAGGGACGGGAGGTTACGCCGTGTTCTATCCGGACAAAATCATCGACAATCCGGTAGCTCCCAAGGTGGCGATTACCGAACTGAGACTTTTCAATAAGCCGGTAGAGAAATACAAGTCGCCTAAAGGCGGTTCGTCGTCGCTTTTTCCGGAGGCTTTGGATACGCTTTGGCTGGATTACGGCCAGAATATGTTTTCCCTTAAATTCTCGGCACTCTCTTTCGCCGATGTCCGGGCAAACCAGTACGCCTACAAATTGGAAGGCGTGAACAACGGCTGGGTTTACACACTGGCCGATAACAGGACGGCTTCTTATACAAACCTCAGCCCGGGGCATTACACGTTCCGCGTAAAAGCTGCCAACGAAGACGGGGTTTGGAGCGGACAAGAGACTCGTTTGGTTGTTATCGTCGAGCCTCCGTTTTGGTGGACGCCTTGGTTTTTGGGAGGCGTTTTGGTTTTGGCGATTCTCCTAGTCGTTTTGCTTTTCCGCTATAGGCTGAATGTGGAAAGAAGACAAAAAGCGGTTTTGGAAAGGAAAGTCAGGGAAGCTACCGAAGAGATTGTCCGGCAAAACAAGGCTCTGGAAACCCAAAACGAGGCCCTGGAATCTCAGCAGGAGGAAATTTTGCGCCAGCAAAAAAGACTTATAGAAATGAGTGAGGAAGTCCACGAGGCGGATCAGTCAAAGCTTCGTTTCTTCACTAATATTTCGCACGAATTCAAAACTCCCCTGACCTTGATTCTCGGTCCTTTGGAAGAGCTCTTGGCCTCGGAAAACGTGTCGGCACCCGTACGGGAACGTCTGGGAATGATGCGCAACAACGGCCGGATGCTTTTGAGGCTGATCAACGAATTGATGGATCTGCGCAAAATCGATATCGGAAAGATGGGATTGCGCGTTAGCGAGGGGGATTTGAAATCCTTGCTTGAGGAAATTTCTGGCCAATTCGCCTCGGTGGCGCAACGTAAGCGAATCGATATAGGTTTGGAGCTGGGAGATGCGCCCGTTTCCGGTTATTTCGATCGGGGGAAGTTGGAGAAAGTGGTTTTCAACCTGTTGTCCAACGCCGTGAAATATACGCCGGAAGATGGCTCCGTCAACGTTTCGTTAAGCGTGGAGGACGGTGAGGCTCTTATCCGTGTGGCGGACAGCGGATCGGGAATTCCGGAAGAGGAAAAGCAGAAAATTTTTGACCGCTTCTACCGGGTGGAACATAGCGTATCCGGTAGCGGAATCGGTTTGTCATTGGTAAAAGAACTGATAACAACGCACAAAGGCAGTGTCGGTTTGTACGATAATTCGCCTTGCGGAGCGGTTTTCGAATTGCGTTTCCCGATAGATAGAAATGCGTATTCCGAAGAAGAATGCCTGGTAAATCCGGTTAGCCCGGCGGTAAAAAGGGAATTGGTTGATATAGACGCCGAAGAGACCGGTAAATCTCCGAACGGTAACACCTTCGGGATATCGGAAGAGGAGCGGCCTGTGGTTTTGGTGGTCGAGGATAATCCAGACCTGAGACTTTTCGTAAAAGCGACGTTACAGCCGGACTACGAAGTGCTGGAAGCTGCGGACGGGGCGGAAGGCTTGGAAATAGCGACGGAAAAATCGCCGGATCTGGTTATTTCGGACGTGATGATGCCGAGGATGGACGGAATCGAGTTTTGTGGCGAAGTGAAGAGCCGACTGATGACCTGCCACATTCCTGTGATATTGCTCACGGCTAAAACCTCCGAAGAATCCAGAGTCTTGGGCTACGATACCGGCGCCGACGATTATTTGGCAAAACCTTTCAGCCCGAAAGTCCTGCGTTCGCGTGTTGCCAATTTACTGGCCAACCGGGAGCTTTTGCGCAAGCGTTTCGGCGGTTCGTCGCTGGTCGATTCGTCGGAGGGCGCGCCGTCAGCCAAGGACAAGCGGTTTATCGAGAAGATCCTGAAGATAATAAGACGGGATCTGGACAGTCCGGATTTGGGTGTGGAGAAAATAGGGGCGGAAATCGGCATGAGCCGTTCCAACCTTTACAGAAAAATAAAAGCTCTGACGGGAATGTCGGCTACGGATTTTGTAAGATCTACAAAGCTGAAAGCCGGTGCCGAGTTTTTGCTTGCCGGAGGGCTGAACGTTTCGGAAGTGGCGTACCGTATCGGTTTCGAATCGCCGGTGGCGTTTCGCAAGGCGTTCAAAAAGCATTTTGGCGTGGCCCCTTCGGCATATGCCAAACAGAAATTGGAAGAACAGGAAGCCGAATAA
- a CDS encoding SDR family NAD(P)-dependent oxidoreductase gives MAEKKVVWIVGASSGIGEALARKFAKPGYKLALSARRRERLQEMAEVLECETFCFRFDLESDDPAEAFANVKESFGRLDTVMIVAGLSQRSAFLDMSAEVFDRIMRLNFSAQVDLVRAVLPEMVKNGGGQFVVINSLQGHIALPERSAYSASKHASLAFFDSLRLEYKDRGVKVLNVCPAYVNTDFSLRALSGKGEEQTSKDKKHSSGVSPDFVANQISKALNSGEIEIFPGRFKDVIGIYLQRFLPKKLFQRLLSLR, from the coding sequence ATGGCGGAGAAAAAGGTGGTTTGGATAGTGGGGGCGTCTTCGGGAATAGGCGAGGCCTTGGCGAGAAAATTCGCTAAGCCGGGCTATAAATTGGCGCTTTCGGCCCGGAGGCGGGAGCGCTTGCAGGAAATGGCGGAAGTCTTGGAATGCGAGACCTTTTGCTTCCGTTTCGATCTGGAAAGTGATGACCCGGCGGAAGCTTTCGCAAATGTTAAGGAAAGCTTCGGGCGGTTGGATACGGTGATGATCGTGGCGGGCCTTAGCCAGCGTTCGGCGTTTTTGGATATGTCAGCCGAAGTTTTCGACAGAATAATGCGTTTGAACTTCTCCGCTCAGGTTGACCTTGTGCGGGCCGTATTGCCTGAAATGGTTAAGAATGGTGGCGGGCAGTTTGTCGTTATAAATAGCCTTCAGGGACATATCGCCTTGCCGGAACGTTCCGCTTATTCGGCTTCTAAACACGCTTCTTTGGCTTTCTTCGACAGTTTGAGACTGGAATATAAAGACCGTGGCGTAAAGGTTTTGAACGTTTGTCCGGCTTATGTGAATACGGATTTCTCGCTACGGGCTTTGTCCGGAAAAGGCGAGGAGCAAACGAGCAAAGACAAAAAGCACAGCTCGGGCGTCAGTCCGGATTTTGTGGCGAATCAGATTTCGAAAGCTCTGAATAGCGGGGAAATCGAGATTTTTCCCGGGCGCTTTAAAGATGTTATCGGTATTTACCTGCAGCGTTTTCTTCCCAAGAAGTTGTTTCAGCGCTTGCTGTCTCTTCGGTAG
- a CDS encoding Gfo/Idh/MocA family oxidoreductase, protein MRKKTIGFGVIGLGAIADFHIRSIKEAEACELKAISVSRPEKTEAAKNEYNVDVYSDFREMVSRPDIDIVCICTPSGAHLEPTLVAAKAGKHVLTEKPLEVTVERAEQMIQACDDAGVKLGCIFQNRFKTDYLKLKEAVRNGELGDLLLGNAYIKWFRDQEYYASKPWRGTFAGDGGAALINQSIHTIDLLLDIMGDVDWVNGNVRTLRHNIEGEDVGVAHVAFKNNAIGTIEGATAVFPGYPERLEIHGTKGGVVLEGGKIKVWNVPGATHDDDGGGELKVGASDPLAIDHAQHKFQIEDMADAVRNGTQPAVSGKDALASLKLIKAVYASSKKKGAPVTL, encoded by the coding sequence ATGCGAAAGAAAACCATCGGATTCGGAGTAATAGGGCTGGGAGCCATCGCCGATTTCCATATCCGAAGCATCAAAGAAGCCGAAGCTTGCGAGCTTAAGGCCATTTCGGTTTCCAGACCGGAAAAAACAGAAGCCGCCAAGAACGAATACAACGTGGACGTCTATTCCGATTTTCGGGAAATGGTATCCCGACCGGATATTGACATCGTCTGCATTTGCACACCAAGCGGAGCCCACCTGGAGCCAACATTGGTGGCGGCCAAAGCCGGAAAGCACGTTCTTACCGAAAAACCACTCGAAGTAACGGTGGAAAGGGCCGAGCAGATGATCCAAGCTTGCGACGATGCCGGCGTAAAACTCGGATGCATTTTCCAAAACCGGTTCAAGACCGACTATCTCAAACTAAAAGAAGCCGTGAGAAACGGTGAGCTCGGCGATCTTCTTTTGGGCAACGCATACATCAAATGGTTTAGGGATCAGGAGTATTATGCCTCCAAACCTTGGCGCGGAACTTTTGCGGGAGACGGAGGAGCTGCGCTGATCAACCAGTCGATACACACTATCGATTTGTTACTTGACATTATGGGCGACGTCGACTGGGTGAACGGGAACGTCAGAACCCTCCGCCATAATATCGAAGGCGAAGATGTCGGTGTGGCTCATGTGGCGTTCAAGAACAATGCTATCGGAACGATTGAAGGCGCAACGGCCGTTTTTCCCGGATACCCGGAACGTTTGGAAATACACGGCACCAAAGGCGGTGTGGTATTAGAGGGCGGAAAGATAAAAGTATGGAACGTACCCGGCGCCACGCACGACGATGATGGTGGAGGCGAATTGAAAGTGGGAGCGTCAGATCCGTTGGCGATTGACCATGCCCAACACAAATTCCAAATCGAAGATATGGCCGACGCCGTGCGCAACGGGACGCAACCCGCCGTATCGGGAAAAGACGCACTGGCCTCGTTGAAGCTGATCAAAGCCGTATACGCGTCTTCAAAGAAAAAAGGGGCGCCCGTAACGCTTTAG
- a CDS encoding DUF1080 domain-containing protein, with product MRKIFSTLTMLALLVAVLPLQAQTDGWTNLFNGKNLKGWTSKGGKAKYEVIDGQIVGTSTMNTPNTFLCTKKKYGDFIIEYETKVEPLLNSGIMFRAQTRPNKDKTERVYGYQCEVETSPRSWTGGIYDEARRGWIYNLARNPKAGAAYKHGDWNTIRIEAIGNTIRTWVNGVQASYLVDDFDAEGIFGLQVHGIGRDQAKNGKKVYWRNIRIKTSDFEADSYRQDPHVPVFNYIPNTLTASEKHDGWKLLWNGKDTEGWRGSKSATFPSKGWQISNGELIVEKADGAESGNGGDIITKDKYSQFELEVDFMMTKGANSGIKYFVDPEINKGKGSSIGLEFQILDDKNHPDAKKGTAGNRTVASLYDLITAKNLIYPYRKKGFNGIGKWNRARIVVSGDRVEHWLNNNKVVEYERGSQMFRALVAYSKYSKWENFGELPEGHILLQDHGDEVHFRSIKIKPLRKPL from the coding sequence ATGCGAAAGATTTTTTCCACATTGACAATGTTGGCCCTGCTCGTGGCGGTTTTGCCACTTCAGGCGCAGACAGACGGCTGGACAAATCTGTTCAACGGCAAAAACCTTAAAGGCTGGACTTCTAAAGGCGGGAAAGCCAAATACGAAGTGATCGACGGCCAAATCGTGGGTACTTCGACGATGAACACTCCGAACACTTTCCTTTGTACTAAAAAGAAATACGGGGACTTTATTATCGAATACGAAACAAAAGTGGAGCCTTTGCTGAACTCTGGTATTATGTTCAGAGCGCAAACCCGTCCAAACAAAGACAAGACTGAGCGCGTATACGGTTACCAGTGCGAAGTTGAGACTAGCCCGCGTTCTTGGACAGGCGGTATCTACGACGAAGCTCGTCGCGGATGGATCTACAACTTGGCCCGCAACCCTAAGGCTGGCGCAGCTTACAAACACGGTGACTGGAACACTATCCGCATCGAGGCTATCGGCAACACTATTCGTACTTGGGTAAACGGTGTTCAGGCTTCTTACCTAGTTGACGACTTCGACGCCGAGGGTATCTTCGGTCTTCAGGTTCACGGCATCGGTAGAGACCAAGCCAAAAACGGAAAAAAAGTATACTGGAGAAATATCCGCATCAAAACTTCTGACTTCGAAGCGGACAGCTACCGTCAGGATCCTCACGTGCCTGTATTCAACTACATCCCGAACACGCTGACCGCTTCTGAGAAGCACGACGGATGGAAACTTCTCTGGAACGGTAAAGACACCGAAGGATGGAGAGGATCGAAATCAGCCACTTTCCCATCAAAAGGATGGCAGATCTCTAACGGCGAGCTTATCGTTGAGAAAGCCGACGGTGCTGAGTCAGGAAACGGTGGCGACATCATCACCAAAGACAAGTACAGCCAGTTCGAGCTTGAGGTTGACTTCATGATGACTAAGGGAGCCAACAGCGGTATCAAATACTTCGTGGATCCTGAGATCAACAAAGGAAAAGGTTCTTCTATCGGACTCGAATTCCAGATTCTTGACGACAAAAACCACCCTGACGCCAAAAAAGGCACAGCTGGCAACCGTACGGTAGCTTCACTTTACGACTTGATCACGGCCAAAAACCTCATCTACCCTTACCGCAAGAAAGGTTTTAACGGCATCGGCAAATGGAACCGCGCCCGCATCGTAGTGTCAGGCGACCGTGTGGAACACTGGCTCAACAACAACAAAGTGGTGGAGTACGAGCGTGGCTCACAGATGTTCCGCGCCTTGGTAGCGTACAGTAAGTACAGCAAATGGGAGAACTTCGGCGAATTGCCAGAGGGCCACATCCTCTTGCAAGATCACGGCGACGAGGTGCATTTCCGCAGCATCAAGATCAAGCCGCTTCGCAAACCTTTGTAA
- a CDS encoding Gfo/Idh/MocA family oxidoreductase: MSSRRDILKAGGLAALGVLAGACSTGSDKKNKKSSWSRGEIKALTKENSIKIGVIGTGSRGTGLIHTCNKIPDFQVTACCDTLPFRLENGVKAARTVKDKDGKETKTHEVQAFSDYKEFLAKANVDAVIIATPYSTHYEIAKASIAAGKHLYCEKTLVHGVAPALHLSQLAEENPNIIFQTGHQHHNSWVYKKVVKMLKDGVIGDISHFECQWNRDGDWRRSVPEPKSKYERFVNWRMYKEFSGGLAAELSSHQIDFVNWVLGSVPTRIMGTGGVDYWKDGRETFDNIHFLADYPGGKKATFSSLTTNKFDGVKIRIKGKQGTLLMNHHEAEFLLSDKKKNEVEEKGTFDGVTGASIKLWDPDRDTKNRHVINMNADATVDALIAYRDAIVKGKQPVSNVKTGADVAIAVRMALESMHHGRIVHLEEEIENAKKTV; the protein is encoded by the coding sequence ATGTCAAGCAGAAGAGATATTTTGAAAGCCGGCGGACTCGCCGCCCTTGGGGTTTTGGCTGGCGCATGTTCCACAGGTTCCGACAAAAAGAACAAGAAATCATCATGGTCACGTGGCGAAATCAAAGCCTTGACCAAAGAGAATTCAATAAAGATAGGAGTAATCGGTACCGGAAGCCGCGGCACGGGACTGATCCACACTTGCAACAAGATTCCTGACTTTCAGGTAACCGCTTGTTGCGACACGCTTCCCTTCAGGCTCGAAAACGGCGTAAAAGCCGCCAGAACCGTCAAAGACAAAGACGGTAAAGAGACCAAAACCCACGAGGTCCAAGCTTTCAGCGATTACAAAGAATTTTTAGCGAAAGCTAATGTCGACGCAGTAATCATTGCCACGCCTTACAGCACGCACTACGAAATCGCCAAAGCGAGCATCGCCGCAGGCAAACACCTTTATTGCGAGAAAACCCTCGTACACGGTGTAGCGCCCGCATTGCACCTTTCGCAACTGGCCGAGGAGAATCCTAACATCATTTTCCAAACCGGCCACCAGCACCACAACTCTTGGGTATACAAGAAGGTGGTGAAAATGCTCAAAGACGGAGTCATAGGCGACATCTCGCATTTCGAATGCCAGTGGAACCGCGACGGCGACTGGAGAAGATCCGTTCCCGAACCCAAATCCAAATACGAGCGCTTCGTTAACTGGCGCATGTACAAAGAATTTTCAGGCGGATTGGCTGCAGAGCTTTCAAGCCACCAAATCGACTTCGTAAACTGGGTCCTCGGCTCAGTACCGACCCGGATAATGGGTACCGGAGGCGTCGATTATTGGAAAGACGGACGCGAGACTTTCGACAACATTCACTTTTTGGCTGATTACCCCGGCGGAAAAAAAGCGACTTTCAGTAGCTTGACCACCAATAAGTTTGACGGCGTAAAAATCCGTATAAAAGGGAAACAGGGAACTTTGCTTATGAACCATCACGAAGCCGAGTTCCTTCTTTCGGACAAAAAGAAAAACGAAGTCGAGGAAAAAGGCACCTTCGACGGCGTAACGGGAGCCTCAATCAAGCTTTGGGATCCGGACCGTGACACGAAGAACAGGCACGTGATCAATATGAACGCCGACGCCACGGTAGACGCACTGATCGCTTACCGTGACGCCATTGTCAAAGGCAAACAACCGGTATCGAACGTCAAAACCGGAGCCGACGTGGCTATAGCCGTGCGCATGGCTTTGGAGTCTATGCACCACGGTCGCATAGTGCACCTTGAAGAAGAGATAGAAAACGCCAAAAAGACCGTTTAA
- a CDS encoding penicillin-binding protein 1A translates to MSDSVINEPETKEEGTPSKPSGRKFIYWAWGIFAAGALGAIFWVYAVSANLFGLFGPLPSYKRLENPKSDLSSVIYSADGKELGKYYRTNRIAVEFDDLSPFLKQTLVAVEDEDFYDHAGISFMATMRVLYKSLLLGQGTGGGSTLTQQVAKNLFGTRGELQGPLGESFGIFDKLIYKTKEWIVAVQLERSYTKPEIMAMYLNTMFYGSGSHGIEAAAQTFFNKSQDQLKLEEAALLVGLVQRPSFLNPRKHPERAKKRRNIVFRQMNRNGFISETEQDSLSKLPVRLDYNVKNQNYGLATYFRAVIKDDLMRWAKESGYDLWAGGLRIHTTIDSRMQEYAEASMKSNMTSLQKKFNKHWEGRQPFLDKDNRPIPNFVEEQIVPRTKAYRALKARYKNNKDSIRAKLNERKKMTVFTWNGEVDTMMSTVDSLKHYLRYLRSGFMAMDPATGAVKAWVGGINHKHFKFDQVKQGRRQPGSTFKPIVYAAAIDNGYSPCLKLRDTQISIPIPGQEAWSPENSNGKFTGEEMTLRQAMARSVNSITGQILKKVGPNTVVDYARRLGIKSPLDPVPSICLGTSPVTLFELTGAYGTFVNKGVHVEPFFITKIEDKFGNLIEDFHPKRSEVLNEETAYLMTYMLRGTTEEVGGTGRGIPYSLREGNQLGGKTGTTNNASDGWFVGVTKDLVCGAWVGGEMPTIRFRSWAEGQGGRTAMPIWRDFMGHVYDDKDLGYERGNFPVPENLTSELDCDVFSEATENAKNMDPSDSSYVAPEPAPEIEQIDPDDLDM, encoded by the coding sequence ATGTCTGACAGTGTGATCAACGAACCTGAAACAAAAGAGGAAGGAACGCCTTCCAAACCTTCCGGGCGCAAATTTATCTATTGGGCTTGGGGCATATTCGCCGCGGGAGCTCTCGGCGCCATTTTCTGGGTGTATGCCGTATCGGCCAATTTGTTCGGCCTTTTCGGGCCATTGCCCAGCTACAAAAGATTGGAGAACCCTAAAAGTGACCTTTCTTCGGTGATCTACTCGGCCGATGGCAAGGAACTTGGAAAATATTACCGGACAAACCGAATAGCGGTGGAGTTCGACGACCTGTCGCCTTTTTTGAAACAGACACTTGTGGCGGTTGAGGACGAGGATTTTTATGACCATGCCGGCATTTCCTTTATGGCCACGATGAGGGTGCTTTATAAGTCCTTGCTTTTGGGACAGGGCACAGGTGGTGGCAGTACGCTCACTCAGCAAGTAGCCAAAAACCTTTTTGGAACCAGGGGCGAGTTGCAGGGACCGTTAGGAGAGTCGTTTGGAATTTTTGACAAACTGATTTACAAGACCAAGGAATGGATTGTGGCCGTACAGCTTGAACGGTCTTACACCAAGCCCGAAATCATGGCCATGTATCTGAACACGATGTTTTACGGTAGTGGTTCGCATGGTATTGAGGCGGCGGCGCAGACGTTTTTCAACAAGTCGCAGGATCAACTGAAACTTGAAGAGGCGGCTTTGTTGGTGGGATTGGTGCAGCGTCCTTCTTTTCTCAACCCGAGAAAACACCCGGAAAGGGCTAAGAAGAGAAGAAACATTGTCTTCAGGCAAATGAACCGGAACGGTTTCATCTCGGAAACCGAGCAAGATTCGTTGTCGAAGCTTCCCGTAAGGCTCGACTACAACGTCAAAAACCAAAACTACGGATTGGCAACCTATTTCCGTGCTGTTATCAAGGACGATTTGATGAGGTGGGCCAAAGAAAGCGGTTACGATCTTTGGGCCGGAGGCTTGCGCATTCATACCACCATCGATAGCCGTATGCAGGAATACGCTGAGGCGTCGATGAAGTCCAATATGACTAGCCTGCAGAAGAAATTCAACAAGCACTGGGAGGGACGCCAGCCGTTTTTGGATAAAGACAACAGGCCGATTCCGAATTTTGTGGAAGAGCAGATCGTTCCCCGCACCAAGGCTTACAGGGCTCTGAAAGCCAGATACAAGAATAACAAGGATTCGATCCGGGCCAAACTTAACGAGCGCAAGAAGATGACGGTTTTCACTTGGAACGGCGAAGTCGACACCATGATGAGCACCGTGGATTCGCTCAAGCATTATTTGCGTTACTTGCGTAGCGGTTTTATGGCCATGGATCCCGCTACCGGCGCTGTTAAAGCTTGGGTGGGAGGAATCAACCACAAGCATTTCAAGTTTGACCAAGTAAAACAAGGCCGACGCCAGCCGGGCTCCACCTTTAAGCCGATTGTATACGCGGCGGCGATCGACAACGGTTATTCGCCGTGTCTCAAACTTCGTGATACCCAGATTTCCATCCCGATCCCCGGGCAGGAGGCGTGGTCGCCGGAGAACTCTAACGGAAAATTTACCGGAGAGGAAATGACGCTACGCCAAGCGATGGCCAGGTCTGTCAACTCCATCACGGGCCAAATCTTGAAAAAAGTGGGGCCGAACACTGTTGTGGATTACGCCAGAAGGCTAGGTATAAAATCACCGCTTGATCCGGTGCCTTCGATTTGTTTGGGTACCAGTCCGGTTACGCTTTTCGAGCTAACGGGTGCCTACGGGACATTCGTGAACAAGGGCGTGCATGTCGAACCATTCTTTATTACGAAGATAGAAGACAAATTCGGAAACCTTATTGAGGACTTTCACCCGAAACGTAGCGAAGTTCTTAATGAGGAGACCGCTTACTTGATGACTTATATGCTCCGGGGAACTACCGAAGAGGTTGGAGGAACCGGCCGAGGGATTCCTTATTCCCTTAGGGAAGGAAATCAGTTGGGCGGTAAGACAGGAACAACCAATAACGCCTCTGACGGTTGGTTTGTGGGCGTGACAAAAGATTTGGTCTGCGGAGCGTGGGTAGGTGGCGAGATGCCGACGATCCGTTTCCGTTCGTGGGCCGAGGGCCAAGGTGGCAGAACCGCCATGCCGATTTGGAGAGATTTCATGGGGCACGTATACGATGATAAGGACTTGGGATATGAGAGAGGGAACTTCCCAGTTCCGGAGAACCTGACCAGCGAACTGGATTGTGACGTATTTTCCGAAGCGACCGAAAACGCCAAGAATATGGATCCGTCGGACAGCTCGTATGTAGCGCCCGAGCCGGCGCCGGAAATTGAGCAAATAGATCCGGATGATCTGGACATGTGA